A segment of the Methylomonas paludis genome:
ACACCGTCGCAGTGAACGCCCTGCTCAATCCCGCACTAAACCGCGTGCCCTCTGTGCCACCGTACCTAACCAACTTTATAGCTGGGATATTACCTATCTGCCATCAGCAATCCGTGGACAGTTTTTCTATCTTTACCTGTTTGTGGATATTTTCAGCCGAAAGATCGTGGGTTGGCAGGTGTTTGAAGAGGAAAGCAGTACCTTGGCAGGCGAATTGTTACGTGACCTGTGCCATCGTGAGGGGATACAGCCCAAACAGCTGATACTGCACTCTGATAACGGTAGCCCCATGAAAGGCGCTACCATGCTGGCAACCTTGCAACAACTCGGTGTCATGCCCTCGTTAAGTCGGCCTTCGGTTAGCAACGACAATCCTTACTCAGAATCGCTCTTTAAGACCTTAAAATACCGGCCAAACTATCCGTTAAAGCCGTTTGCAAAGGTGACGGATGCTCGTGACTGGGTAACGAGACTGGTGGAATGGTACAACCACGAGCATCGCCACAGCGCCATCCGGTTTGTCACGCCAGCGCAACGCCATGAAGGCTTAGATCAAGGCCTACTGGTTAAGCGTAAAGCCGTTTATGAGGCTGCCCGTGATCGAAACCCGAAGCGATGGACTGGTAACACGCGGAATTGGGATTGCATCCAAGCAGTCCACCTTAATCCTGATAAGCCAGTGACTAACAGTAAACCTAATACAGAGGAGACAACTCAGAACAAAAATGCCGCTTAAGATTTAAACGTCGAGGCGACAACTACATTGACAATTTCCGTATACGCTGCTTTCCATTATCATCCCATTCACCTCGTCGATTACCTCAAACTGCTATCGCTGTCTTACCACCTTATTTGGCATTGACCTTAACCAAAAGCGTTTTTATACGTTTATGGCATCCAGCACTTTGCCGTGGCAGCGTGTTTGGCAAACTATTTGGGGATTAATTCCATCACCCGAAACAGATGGACGATTATTATTGGCTTTGGATGACACCATTAACCCTAAATCAGGAACCCATATCTTTGCTTGCGATACAGTATTTGATCATGCTGCCAAAACAAACCAAAGCCAATATCCTTGGGCTCAAAATATTGTTGCCGTTGGTTTACTTAAACGCATCAAAGGCCGCTGGGGTTGCTTATTCATGGATTTTCGATTTTACATTGCGCAAAAAACCCTAACGGCAAACTCGAAAAATGCCAGAATCAAAGATCAGCCTGTGCCTTTTCAATCAAAACTTGAACAGGCCTGCCATATGTTGATCGGCATAAGCCAACACTTTCCAAACACCCCTGTGCTGGCTGTCATGGATAGTTGGTTCGGTAACTATAGTGTATGGCAACCCGTACGAAAATGTTTAGGGTTACGCTTCCATATTCTATCTCGATTACGGAGCAACAACGTGTTGTATAATCAACTCGTCGAATCGAAAGAAAACAAGCGTGGTCGTCCTGCCAAGTACGGCAAGCGTATCGGTTCTACGGCTGAGATAGCCAAACAATTTGTCTCTTTAGCAAAGAACTATACCGTTGAACTCTACGGTAAAACGCGTCAGGTGTCTGCCTATGATCAAGTGGTGGTGCTAAAAACACTTAAATGTTCTGTTCGCGTTGTTTGGGTGTATCGTAAAACCCAATGGATAGCCTTGTTTACCACAGATCTGACGTTGTCGGTGAATCAAATCATTGAATTTTATGGCGCACGTTGGAAAATAGAATCTGGCTTTAAAGAACTGAAGCAAGACATAGGCAGCCAATCGGCGCAATGCCGCAAAGCGGCGGCTGTCATCAATCACTTGAACTTTTGCTTAATGGCTTCTACCCTGGCTTGGATTTATGCTGATAAATTAAAAGCAGACCCAGAGCGTCGGCATAAAGTTAAAGGTCGAACCAGTTTTGCCTTTTCTGATGTTCGACACATTATTGCTGAAGCCGCACTTAATGAGGATTTTGTTAGGCTTTGCCCTAAACCCAGCAACTCCCCAATAAATTCTATCGTAGCCGTGTTATTACGCATGGTGGCTTGATGAATTTCGCGGAAACTTCAGTAATTTATGTCCAGATCGATAATTAAGAATGCTACCTGAATCCGTGTTCCTTTCGGTTTAAGTGAGGGCAGTCGCGTTTCAGACGCGTTTTTTAAAAAAATCTACCACCAATCGAAATTTAACTGCCGTTCATCAAGCGCTGAAAATCTTGGAAGCGGAACGTAAGTGGAGCGAAGATTTTTAGTCCCCGATAGGCGTAGCGCCGGGCGGGTTTTCGAAGCGAAGCGGAGAAAACCTGCAAGGCATCGCGAAACGCCGTCAAGTCACTTGGAGCCGAAGTTCCGATCCCCTTGTTGGGTCGGAACGAGGTGAGGAGGACGAATCGGGGCCGCCGGAGGCATTAGCGGTCGCGTAATTTTTGCCGCTTGTTGGGGCTGGGATGCCCCTAAACAAGCTTTCGCAAAAATAGCGACTCACTGACCCTCAGTCGCAAAAATCAATCGTTTCCATGGTATTGCCGGCATCGCCAGATGAAAAACCTGACGCCAAGACAAGCAATCTTCTTCTCTACCCGGAGAATCAGCTCGTAACCAGCATCTCAGCTTTCGCGCCGCTTATCCTGATGCAAAGCCAGGCTGCACCACCAATCGCTCTTGTAAATAAGCGAATACTTTTGCCACGGGTGAGGCGCACCCTAAGTCCAGCCACCATTGCCGGGCTTTGTGGATCACCTGGGCTGCTCGATACATGACTTCTTGCAGCACCGTTCGTAACCGCCGTCGTTTTGCCGGATGACGTATTGGCGCCAAGTCGCCAGTCAAGCCCAGTTGACCAATCAGTCGCAAGCAATTATAGGCAAACATACCCATTCTCAATAGACAGTCGTTGGTCTCAAACTTTCCAGATGGTAAGCGTTCCATATCCAGGTCAGTTTTGAATTCCGAATGAAATTGTTCATGGGTGCCGTGGTCGCGGTAGCGTTCAATGACGGTTTCTTCGGGTTCCTCCAGACTCGTCCACCAGCCTTCCAGTTGAATGTCCGGCAGTAATAGCATCTGGCCGTGCTTATTGCTCGTGCGTTCAATGATCCGCACGACCAGTCTGAAGGGGCGAGTCTGTTTTTTCCAAGCACGTTCCACCGTCAGTGTCATTAACGCTTCCCGTTTACCGGGGCGTTTTTCAACAAAGGCGCCGGCCGCTTCCGCTTTTTCTAACCAGGATGTCTTATCTTGCCGTCTTGGATTCCACTTGATCAAGTATTCAAAGCGCCTGTTCATGGCTGCCCAGCGTTCTTTCTCAGCCGCAACCGTAAATAACAGTTTGGCGCTATCAAACCCTGAGTCTTTGCGTAATAACAACGGCAAACCCGGTGCAACCAAGCGCTCAACTCGAGGAAACAGCCTTTCTAGAAAATAATCAATCTCCAGCGATGAATGCCAGCGGCCTGGACGCAGTTCCAATCCTATACACCAGCCTTCATTGCCCAAATAAGCCGCGACAGGCGTATAGCCATCCACTCCCTGATAGGTTCGACTCACCTCTTCCTTCTTGCGGAAATTGTCAATGTAGTTGTCGCCTCGACGTTTAAATCTTAAGCGGCATTTTTGTTCTGAGTTGTCTCCTCTGTATTAGGTTTACTGTTAGTCACTGGCTTATCAGGATTAAGGTGGACTGCTTGGATGCAATCCCAATTCCGCGTGTTACCAGTCCATCGCTTCGGGTTTCGATCACGGGCAGCCTCATAAACGGCTTTACGCTTAACCAGTAGGCCTTGATCTAAGCCTTCATGGCGTTGCGCTGGCGTGACAAACCGGATGGCGCTGTGGCGATGCTCGTGGTTGTACCATTCCACCAGTCTCGTTACCCAGTCACGAGCATCCGTCACCTTTGCAAACGGCTTTAACGGATAGTTTGGCCGGTATTTTAAGGTCTTAAAGAGCGATTCTGAGTAAGGATTGTCGTTGCTAACCGAAGGCCGACTTAACGAGGGCATGACACCGAGTTGTTGCAAGGTTGCCAGCATGGTAGCGCCTTTCATGGGGCTACCGTTATCAGAGTGCAGTATCAGCTGTTTGGGCTGTATCCCCTCACGATGGCACAGGTCACGTAACAATTCGCCTGCCAAGGTACTGCTTTCCTCTTCAAACACCTGCCAACCCACGATCTTTCGGCTGAAAATATCCACAAACAGGTAAAGATAGAAAAACTGTCCACGGATTGCTGATGGCAGATAGGTAATATCCCAGCTATAAAGTTGGTTAGGTACGGTGGCACAGAGGGCACGCGGTTTAGTGCGGGATTGAGCAGGGCGTTCACTGCGACGGTGTGCCAATTGGTTTTCTGCTCGCAGTACGCGATAGAATGTCGATTCAGAAGCCAGATAGCGGCCTTGATCGGCCAGCCGAGGTACGATCTGACTCGGCGGCAGATGCCCAAATTCATCGGAATTGGCAACAGCCAACACCTCGGCTCGCTCCATGACGGTAAGCTTATGCGGCGGTTGATATTCACGTAATGGACGTTGATCACAATGAACGGTCTCACCGGTCTGCCAGCGCTGCAAGGTGCGTTCGCTTAAACCCAGCACTTCACAAGCTTGGGCTTGCCGCGCACCCGCTATTATCGATTCATTCAGTAAAACAATTACTTGCTTGCGCTCTTCGTGGGCAGTCATTCGACCTCTCCCCCCAAGAGCGCTCGGAACTTTTTTTGCAGAACCAACAGCGCGGCGGCTTCTGCTAAGGCTTTGTCTTTGCGTAACAACTCTCGCTCCAGGGTATGAATTTCCGCTTTTAGGGTATGCACTTCACCTTTTTCAGATACGCCACCCTGACGACAGAATTCAGCTTTCCACTGCTCAAGCTGATGAACGAATAACCCTTGTTCACGGCACCAGGCATTCAAGTCTTCCCCGTTCAAGCCATAAGATTTCTGTAACGCTGAGAGACGTTCTTCAGGACGCCAATCATCAGGGCGTTTCGATTTCGACGGTAGATCTCGGGAGTTATGCAATTTAGCTTTTTTCATCCATGTTTTTAGGGTTTGCCAGCAAACGTTCAAGTCCTTCGCAATATCCTGAATCGATTGGTCGTTTCCACGGTTGTAAACTTTTCTCAGAGCTTGCTCTTTGAAGTCTTCAGAATACCTTGTATATGTTTTCATCTCTAATCTCAAATTTTATTGGCTTTAAAAATTTGAGACGACAACTAGTCTGACGCGGGGGGCTTGGTACCGCTCTGATCCATGACGAAGGTGTCCATGTCCAGACAGACGTAGCCTTTATGCGGCGTAATTGGGGCTTCTGTTCGTTCGATGAGTCGTATCGATAGATCATCCACCGGCTCCAGCAGGCTGCCGCTGACACGATCAAGACGTTGCCGCAGCCACACGCTGCCGGGAACCTTACGTACATCCAATGCCTTCTTGAAAAAACGATCTTCACGAAACGGCTCAACAGCCTCGAAGTCGCTTTTGCCTATACTTAAAAGGCCAACAGTGGTTTTGACTAAATCCGAGGTTTTGATACCCTGTGAAACAGGTATTCTACCGTCCACCATCACTTCGACATTGACCGCTTCCAGGCACTGGCCGATCAAGGATAGTCCGGCATAGGAGGTAAGTTCCTTTTTGGATTCTTTAAGCTTAAAACGTGCCATAATCAAAACGGGTGACTATAGAAAAACTATATTATACCTTTTTTATCATTGACTTATGACTATTTATAAAAAAAACGAACACGGATTCAGGTGCTAGTTAAGCTGTTTGATAGCCGTAAGGAACGGCTTTATGTAAATGGATAATATTTTATAATTAATTCGTCATGATTGGCTTATCTCCATAATTTTACCAAAACTATTTATTGTTATGGCACTCTGTACACGACAAAACGCGCCACTTAAATTCTGAGGGTTATTTTCCCAGACCGACTTCGGTCATAATCGATCATAGTCGGCGGACATAAAAACAAAATCCAGAATCGAAGCATCTCATCAGCCGATTTAACCGTTTTCAACAAAAAGTTATTCAGCTCGTCTAGCCCATAACGAAACAAGCTACATTCCGGGCGACCGTGTTGTTTGATGGTTAACGGCTTAACGGCTCGATGTTTCCATTCCCCGACTTTATGGGCCCAGCAAAAAGCAATGGCTTGGAGCGCCATGACTTTCTTAATCCGATAATACCGGGTCAGCCGGGTCTCTTCTAAATGGAAGCCGCGCCCTTTCAAGCATTGGAACAGGTTTTCAATTTGCCAGCGCTGGCCGTAAACTTGAATCGCCTGAGCCAAGCGCTGGTTACTGGCCAACACTAATAGCTCGTTGGTCTCTAATTTTAAGGCGTTCAACCAAACCCACTGATCGCCAATGCGCTGTCTTTTCCTCAGTACGCGCTGCTCGCCCGCCTTTAAATCCCGGAATAGGGCTTGAACGGGCTTTCCGGCGTGGCGGCGATTGGTCAGTAACTGATTGTCTTTCATCCGAATCAAATACGGAATGGTATGGTCTGTTAACCATTGCCACCACTGATCGCCAATAAACTCCCGGTCAGCCAATACGCCTTGAATGCCATGCCGACCAAACTGCCGGATGAAGCGTTGCAATAAGGCGATTCGTTCACGCTGATTGGAGTTACCCTGCTTATTCAACACCAACCAGTACACCGGCACCGC
Coding sequences within it:
- a CDS encoding IS4 family transposase: MDLNDGLRAILKDHVSWSKRRLDCFIGLLLALIQSRHMNLTQLAVNFGGQATLKSRYRRLQRFFQTVVFDYDAVAHLIMQLFDFKGQSYYLTLDRTNWKWGKANLNILTLAIAYKGMAVPVYWLVLNKQGNSNQRERIALLQRFIRQFGRHGIQGVLADREFIGDQWWQWLTDHTIPYLIRMKDNQLLTNRRHAGKPVQALFRDLKAGEQRVLRKRQRIGDQWVWLNALKLETNELLVLASNQRLAQAIQVYGQRWQIENLFQCLKGRGFHLEETRLTRYYRIKKVMALQAIAFCWAHKVGEWKHRAVKPLTIKQHGRPECSLFRYGLDELNNFLLKTVKSADEMLRFWILFLCPPTMIDYDRSRSGKITLRI
- a CDS encoding IS701 family transposase, which encodes MIPFTSSITSNCYRCLTTLFGIDLNQKRFYTFMASSTLPWQRVWQTIWGLIPSPETDGRLLLALDDTINPKSGTHIFACDTVFDHAAKTNQSQYPWAQNIVAVGLLKRIKGRWGCLFMDFRFYIAQKTLTANSKNARIKDQPVPFQSKLEQACHMLIGISQHFPNTPVLAVMDSWFGNYSVWQPVRKCLGLRFHILSRLRSNNVLYNQLVESKENKRGRPAKYGKRIGSTAEIAKQFVSLAKNYTVELYGKTRQVSAYDQVVVLKTLKCSVRVVWVYRKTQWIALFTTDLTLSVNQIIEFYGARWKIESGFKELKQDIGSQSAQCRKAAAVINHLNFCLMASTLAWIYADKLKADPERRHKVKGRTSFAFSDVRHIIAEAALNEDFVRLCPKPSNSPINSIVAVLLRMVA